The Nocardioides campestrisoli genome includes a window with the following:
- a CDS encoding Dps family protein — MATGYNVPGMTAKDSKTVIEALQDRLYAYNDLHLTLKHVHWNVVGPNFIGVHEMIDPQVEAVRGFADDTAERIATMGGVPIGTPGALVKGRSWDEYSLGRDTVQAHLGALDLVYTGIIESNRKAIEEAGELDPITEDLLISQTSELEQFHWFVRAHLENSSGQLSTSGAATETQAAKKAKNKK; from the coding sequence ATGGCCACCGGCTACAACGTGCCCGGCATGACCGCGAAGGACAGCAAGACCGTCATCGAGGCGCTGCAGGACAGGCTCTACGCCTACAACGACCTGCACCTGACCCTCAAGCACGTGCACTGGAACGTCGTCGGGCCCAACTTCATCGGCGTCCACGAGATGATCGACCCGCAGGTCGAGGCCGTGCGCGGGTTCGCCGACGACACCGCGGAGCGGATCGCCACCATGGGCGGCGTCCCGATCGGCACCCCCGGCGCCCTGGTCAAGGGCCGCTCGTGGGACGAGTACTCCCTCGGCCGTGACACCGTCCAGGCCCACCTCGGCGCCCTCGACCTGGTCTACACCGGGATCATCGAGAGCAACCGCAAGGCGATCGAGGAGGCCGGCGAGCTCGACCCGATCACCGAGGACCTGCTGATCTCCCAGACCTCCGAGCTCGAGCAGTTCCACTGGTTCGTCCGCGCCCACCTGGAGAACTCGTCCGGCCAGTTGAGCACCAGCGGTGCCGCGACCGAGACGCAGGCGGCGAAGAAGGCCAAGAACAAGAAGTAA